One genomic region from Pseudoduganella lutea encodes:
- a CDS encoding accessory factor UbiK family protein, which yields MDMNAFFTDLQSKINNVIENSPAKDIERNVKAMMTQGFSKLDLVTREEFDIQAQVLAKTRSRLELLETRLAELEAKIAAEKAPL from the coding sequence GTGGACATGAACGCCTTTTTCACCGACCTGCAATCCAAGATCAACAACGTCATCGAGAACTCGCCCGCCAAGGATATCGAGCGCAACGTGAAGGCAATGATGACGCAGGGCTTTTCCAAGCTCGACCTCGTGACACGCGAAGAGTTCGACATCCAGGCCCAGGTGCTGGCCAAGACCCGTTCCCGCCTGGAGCTGCTGGAAACGCGCCTGGCCGAACTCGAAGCGAAAATCGCCGCCGAAAAAGCGCCGCTGTAA
- a CDS encoding YifB family Mg chelatase-like AAA ATPase has protein sequence MSLAVLKSRALNGIEAPEVSVEIHLANGLPAFHIVGLAETEVKEARDRVRAAIVNAGFEMPAHRITVNLAPADLPKESGRFDLPIALGILAASGQIPAPPLARYEFAGELSLTGELRPIRGALAMTFAMQRAHTCNAFILPRANADEAALVDGAAVYPAATLLEVCNHFCAADDSARLARHRPAPRPQLVDYPDFAEVKGQWHAKRALEIAAAGSHSIVMVGPPGAGKTMLALRFPGLLPSMTNDEALEAAAVQSLTGTFTAAAWKRRPFRAPHHTSSGVALVGGGSVPRPGEISLAHCGVLFLDELPEFDRRVLEVLREPLESGRVTISRAARQAEFPARFQLIAAMNPCPCGYHGQLSGKCKCSMDTITRYQDRISGPLLDRIDMQIDVGPVPTDTLHTAEDGEPSQVIAARVEAAFQRQLDRQNKSNRHLTSREIDRYCKPERSGQDMLHKAMLQFHWSARAYHRVLRVARTVADLAGSETVLAKHVLEAIQFRRVLRAS, from the coding sequence ATGAGCCTGGCCGTCCTGAAAAGCCGTGCGCTGAACGGCATTGAAGCGCCTGAAGTCAGCGTCGAGATCCATCTCGCCAACGGCTTGCCGGCGTTTCACATCGTTGGGCTGGCCGAAACCGAAGTCAAGGAAGCGCGCGACCGCGTGCGTGCCGCCATCGTCAACGCCGGCTTTGAAATGCCCGCGCACCGCATCACCGTCAACCTGGCGCCGGCCGACCTGCCCAAGGAATCGGGCCGTTTCGACTTGCCGATCGCGCTTGGCATCCTGGCCGCTTCCGGCCAGATCCCCGCCCCGCCATTGGCCCGCTACGAATTTGCCGGTGAACTGTCGCTGACAGGTGAGTTGCGGCCGATCCGCGGCGCGCTGGCGATGACGTTCGCAATGCAGCGCGCGCACACGTGCAATGCCTTCATCCTGCCGCGGGCCAACGCGGACGAGGCAGCCCTCGTCGATGGCGCGGCGGTGTACCCGGCCGCCACGCTGCTGGAAGTGTGCAACCATTTCTGTGCGGCGGACGATTCGGCGCGGCTTGCCCGGCATCGCCCCGCCCCGCGTCCGCAGCTTGTGGACTACCCGGATTTTGCGGAAGTGAAAGGACAGTGGCATGCGAAGCGCGCGCTGGAGATAGCGGCTGCCGGCTCGCACAGCATCGTGATGGTTGGGCCGCCAGGCGCGGGCAAGACGATGCTGGCGTTGCGCTTCCCGGGCTTGCTGCCATCGATGACGAACGACGAAGCGCTGGAAGCCGCCGCCGTGCAGTCGCTGACAGGCACCTTCACGGCGGCGGCATGGAAGCGGCGGCCCTTCCGCGCGCCGCATCACACGTCATCCGGCGTGGCGCTCGTGGGCGGCGGCAGCGTGCCACGGCCGGGCGAGATCTCGCTGGCACATTGCGGTGTCTTGTTCCTCGATGAATTGCCCGAGTTCGACCGCCGCGTGCTCGAAGTACTGCGCGAGCCGCTCGAATCGGGGCGGGTGACGATTTCACGTGCAGCGCGGCAGGCCGAGTTTCCCGCGCGGTTCCAGCTGATCGCCGCGATGAACCCTTGCCCTTGCGGATATCACGGCCAGCTTTCCGGTAAATGCAAGTGTTCGATGGATACGATCACGCGTTACCAGGACCGCATTTCCGGCCCGCTACTGGACCGTATCGACATGCAGATCGACGTCGGCCCGGTGCCGACCGATACCCTGCACACGGCCGAGGATGGCGAGCCTTCGCAGGTGATCGCCGCCCGGGTGGAGGCCGCTTTCCAGCGGCAGCTGGACCGCCAGAACAAGAGCAACCGCCATCTCACGTCGCGCGAGATCGACCGGTACTGCAAGCCCGAGCGTTCCGGGCAGGACATGCTGCACAAGGCCATGCTGCAATTCCACTGGTCGGCGCGCGCCTATCACCGCGTGCTCCGGGTGGCGCGCACGGTGGCCGACCTGGCCGGTTCGGAAACCGTGCTGGCGAAGCACGTGCTCGAAGCCATCCAGTTTCGTCGCGTATTGCGCGCATCCTGA
- a CDS encoding TorF family putative porin codes for MSYPSKRSALSIAVLFACIAMGQAQAQEAAAAPEAKPDNEISFNAAVTSDYRYRGISQTRLKPALQGGADWVNNPTGFYAGTWLSTIKWVKDGGGDGSVEWDVYAGKRGELGSGFTYDVGGLGYIYPSNSLPTSANTFELYGQVGFGPATLKYSHSLTNLFGFADSKNSQYLDASVNQELGEGFILNLHVGHQKVKNNDFSSYTDWKVGITKDFGIATVSLAYVDTDAKAYFAPNGKDLGKSGAVLTLSKTF; via the coding sequence ATGTCATACCCGAGCAAGCGCTCCGCCCTGTCCATCGCCGTCCTGTTCGCGTGCATCGCGATGGGCCAGGCACAGGCACAGGAAGCCGCCGCGGCACCCGAGGCGAAACCGGACAATGAGATCAGCTTCAACGCGGCCGTCACCAGCGATTACCGTTACCGCGGCATTTCGCAGACACGCCTGAAACCCGCGCTGCAGGGCGGCGCCGACTGGGTCAACAACCCGACAGGTTTCTACGCCGGTACCTGGCTGTCCACCATCAAGTGGGTCAAGGACGGCGGCGGCGACGGCAGCGTCGAATGGGACGTGTACGCGGGCAAGCGCGGAGAGCTCGGCTCCGGCTTCACGTACGACGTCGGCGGCCTCGGCTATATCTACCCTTCGAACTCGCTGCCCACCAGCGCCAACACCTTCGAATTGTACGGCCAGGTCGGCTTTGGCCCCGCCACGCTGAAATACTCCCATTCGCTGACGAACCTGTTCGGCTTTGCCGACAGCAAGAACAGCCAGTACCTGGATGCCTCCGTCAACCAGGAGCTGGGTGAAGGCTTCATCCTGAACCTGCACGTGGGCCACCAGAAAGTCAAGAACAACGATTTTTCCAGCTACACCGACTGGAAAGTGGGCATCACCAAGGACTTCGGCATCGCCACCGTATCGCTGGCCTATGTCGATACCGATGCCAAAGCGTATTTCGCACCGAACGGCAAGGATCTGGGGAAATCCGGCGCCGTGCTGACCCTGTCCAAAACCTTCTGA
- a CDS encoding P-II family nitrogen regulator, whose product MKMITAIIKPFKLDEVREALSAINVQGITVTEVKGFGRQKGHTELYRGAEYVVDFLPKTKIEAAVDDAIVEQAIEAIETAARTGKIGDGKIFVYNLEQVIRIRTGETGNDAL is encoded by the coding sequence ATGAAAATGATTACCGCCATCATCAAGCCGTTCAAGCTGGACGAGGTGCGCGAAGCCCTCTCCGCGATCAACGTGCAAGGCATCACCGTTACCGAAGTCAAGGGCTTCGGTCGCCAGAAAGGCCATACGGAGCTGTACCGCGGCGCCGAATACGTGGTCGACTTCCTGCCCAAGACCAAGATCGAAGCGGCGGTCGACGACGCGATCGTCGAGCAGGCCATCGAAGCCATCGAAACGGCTGCCCGCACGGGCAAGATCGGCGACGGCAAGATTTTCGTTTATAACCTGGAACAGGTCATTCGTATCCGTACCGGCGAAACCGGCAACGACGCTCTCTAA